Proteins encoded by one window of Phytohabitans houttuyneae:
- the pknB gene encoding Stk1 family PASTA domain-containing Ser/Thr kinase, with product MEIQVADTLLGTLVDGRYRIRGRVARGGMATVYMGVDERLERTVALKIINPAQVREARFVERFTDEAKTIALLTHPNVVAVYDQGTHGGLPYLVMEYVRGRTLRDVLAERGRLNPGEALAILEQMLSAIAAAHRAGLVHRDVKPENVLVAEAPSGGSGNLVDSVVKVADFGLARAVEASADDEAGGQLMATVAYVAPELVTNGHADARTDVYSAGIVLFEMLTGRVPYDGDKPVEVAWQHVDHDVPPPSSVVHNLPEVLDDLVARATRRDPGARPTDAGALLAEVQQVRDDLGNSANASTAVLRQVAQPTQIIAPVSPVDRPSWARLPEQKPQPPGRRRAAPPPDDGIGQRLGGLRLRLLGDPRARLAVVAAAAVLLLLAVIGIWWAGFGRYTVAPQLVSMTKAEAEAQATSGGFEIQYAEGRYDEEIAKDVVLAQDPPSTARIVKGGTLTLTLSLGPERYDVPDVIGKDLAQAKADVEGAKLVLKEGPAKFDDRLPKGIVLAVDPKAGTKVRPGTTVTVTVSKGRAPITVPEVVGKNINDARAQLQALGLVVVEQYKDDNRAKDEVIAQTPSSGSGVESGAEIKLEVSKGPPQVIVSRVIDLPCQQGKAQLEAQGLRVRVDFNPNGIVRIQNPVENTPVAPGTEVVIGCF from the coding sequence ATGGAGATACAGGTCGCCGACACGCTACTGGGCACGCTGGTCGACGGGCGCTACCGCATCCGCGGTCGGGTCGCCCGTGGCGGCATGGCGACCGTGTACATGGGCGTGGACGAGCGGCTCGAGCGCACAGTCGCCCTCAAAATCATCAATCCGGCCCAGGTGCGGGAGGCGCGGTTCGTCGAGCGCTTCACCGACGAGGCCAAGACGATCGCGCTCCTCACCCACCCCAACGTGGTTGCCGTCTACGACCAGGGCACCCACGGCGGCCTGCCCTACCTGGTGATGGAGTACGTGCGGGGTCGCACCCTGCGCGACGTGCTCGCCGAGCGCGGCCGGCTCAACCCGGGCGAGGCGCTGGCGATCCTGGAGCAGATGCTCTCCGCGATTGCCGCCGCGCACCGGGCCGGGCTGGTGCACCGCGACGTCAAGCCGGAAAACGTGCTGGTCGCCGAGGCGCCCAGCGGCGGCTCGGGCAACCTTGTGGACAGCGTGGTCAAGGTCGCCGACTTCGGGCTGGCCCGTGCCGTGGAGGCGAGCGCCGACGACGAGGCCGGCGGCCAGCTTATGGCCACCGTGGCGTACGTGGCGCCCGAGCTCGTCACCAACGGCCACGCCGACGCGCGCACCGATGTGTACTCGGCGGGCATCGTGCTCTTCGAGATGCTGACCGGCCGCGTGCCGTACGACGGGGACAAGCCGGTCGAGGTCGCCTGGCAGCACGTCGACCACGACGTCCCGCCGCCCTCCTCGGTCGTGCACAACCTGCCCGAGGTGCTCGACGACCTGGTGGCCCGCGCCACGCGGCGCGACCCCGGCGCCCGGCCGACCGATGCCGGCGCGCTGCTCGCCGAGGTGCAGCAGGTCCGCGACGACCTGGGCAACTCGGCCAACGCCAGCACCGCCGTCCTGCGCCAGGTGGCCCAGCCCACCCAGATCATCGCGCCCGTGTCGCCGGTCGACCGGCCCTCCTGGGCCCGCCTGCCGGAGCAGAAGCCGCAGCCTCCGGGCCGGCGCCGGGCCGCGCCACCGCCCGACGACGGCATCGGCCAGCGGCTGGGCGGCCTGCGCCTGAGGCTGCTCGGCGACCCACGCGCCCGCCTCGCTGTCGTCGCCGCCGCGGCGGTCCTGCTGCTGCTCGCGGTGATCGGCATCTGGTGGGCCGGATTCGGCCGCTACACCGTCGCCCCGCAGCTGGTCAGCATGACCAAGGCCGAGGCGGAGGCGCAGGCCACGAGCGGCGGCTTCGAGATCCAGTACGCCGAGGGCCGCTACGACGAAGAGATCGCCAAGGACGTCGTGCTCGCCCAGGATCCGCCGTCGACCGCGCGGATCGTCAAGGGCGGCACGCTCACGCTGACCCTCTCGCTCGGACCGGAGCGCTACGACGTCCCCGACGTGATCGGCAAGGACCTCGCGCAGGCCAAGGCGGACGTGGAGGGCGCAAAGCTGGTCCTCAAGGAGGGCCCGGCGAAGTTTGACGACCGGCTCCCGAAGGGCATCGTGCTGGCGGTCGACCCCAAGGCGGGCACCAAGGTCAGGCCGGGCACCACGGTCACCGTGACAGTCAGCAAGGGCCGCGCGCCGATCACGGTGCCGGAGGTCGTCGGCAAGAACATCAACGACGCCCGCGCCCAGCTCCAGGCGCTCGGCCTCGTGGTCGTCGAGCAGTACAAGGACGACAACCGCGCCAAGGACGAGGTGATCGCGCAGACTCCGAGCAGCGGCTCCGGCGTCGAGTCGGGTGCGGAGATCAAGCTCGAGGTCAGCAAGGGCCCGCCGCAGGTCATCGTGAGCCGGGTCATCGACCTCCCCTGCCAGCAGGGCAAGGCGCAGCTTGAGGCGCAGGGGCTGCGGGTGCGCGTCGACTTCAACCCCAACGGCATCGTGCGGATCCAGAACCCGGTGGAAAACACCCCGGTCGCCCCGGGCACCGAGGTCGTCATTGGCTGCTTCTAG
- a CDS encoding deoxyribonuclease IV translates to MARAAAQVAPRPVGSHTPTAGGLAKAALPYVDGAGSEVAQVYVSNSRGWALPPGDPAQDEAFLAGCAERGLAAYIHASLLVNLGSPTAATVERSAETLAHALARGAAIGASGVVFHAGSAVDEGHADAAMKQLREALLPLLDRAAASGGPKLLVEPTAGGGRSLASKVEHLGPYLDAVDHHPWLGVCFDTCHAWAAGHDLATPGGMTATLDALVAAVGPDRLWLVHANDSRDGCGSTRDRHETVGKGTIGEAAFGELMRHPATAGVPVVVETPTEGFVGHAADIATLKGLRPLA, encoded by the coding sequence GTGGCACGGGCAGCCGCGCAGGTCGCGCCGCGTCCGGTCGGCTCGCACACCCCCACGGCCGGCGGGCTGGCGAAGGCGGCACTGCCCTACGTGGACGGTGCCGGGTCCGAGGTGGCCCAGGTCTACGTCTCCAACTCGCGAGGCTGGGCACTGCCGCCCGGCGACCCCGCGCAGGACGAGGCGTTCCTGGCCGGGTGCGCCGAGCGCGGGCTGGCGGCGTACATCCACGCGTCGCTGCTGGTCAACCTCGGCTCTCCCACGGCGGCGACGGTCGAGCGTTCGGCCGAGACGCTGGCACACGCGCTGGCCCGGGGCGCGGCGATCGGCGCCTCCGGAGTGGTCTTCCACGCCGGCAGCGCCGTCGACGAGGGCCACGCCGACGCCGCGATGAAGCAGCTGCGCGAGGCGCTGCTCCCGCTGCTGGACCGGGCCGCCGCGAGCGGTGGGCCGAAGCTGCTGGTCGAGCCGACCGCGGGTGGCGGGCGCTCACTGGCCTCGAAGGTGGAGCACCTGGGGCCGTACCTGGACGCGGTCGACCACCACCCCTGGCTCGGCGTCTGCTTCGACACGTGCCACGCCTGGGCGGCCGGGCACGACCTCGCCACCCCGGGCGGCATGACGGCCACGCTCGACGCGCTGGTGGCGGCGGTGGGTCCGGACCGGCTGTGGCTCGTACACGCCAACGACTCCCGCGACGGCTGCGGCTCGACACGTGACCGGCACGAGACGGTGGGCAAGGGCACGATCGGCGAGGCCGCTTTCGGCGAGCTGATGCGCCACCCGGCGACAGCCGGAGTGCCCGTCGTCGTGGAAACGCCCACCGAGGGATTTGTGGGCCATGCCGCGGACATTGCCACCCTCAAGGGGCTACGCCCTCTTGCATGA
- a CDS encoding (2Fe-2S)-binding protein: MYVCICARVREGEVRSAIRLGARSEESVGDACGAGTGCGTCLDRICDLIDEENSADTLLPLAA, translated from the coding sequence ATGTATGTCTGCATCTGCGCGCGCGTCCGCGAGGGTGAGGTCCGTTCCGCCATCCGGCTCGGGGCCCGCTCCGAGGAGTCCGTGGGCGACGCGTGTGGCGCTGGCACCGGCTGTGGCACCTGCCTGGACCGCATCTGCGACCTGATCGACGAGGAGAACTCAGCCGACACGCTGCTGCCCCTGGCTGCCTGA
- the bfr gene encoding bacterioferritin gives MQGDARVIEFLNEQLTAELTAINQYFLHAKMQENWGYTKLAKFTKHESIDEMRHAEVLTDRILFLEGLPNYQKLFALRIGETVKEQFECDMKIELEAVERLRRGIEYMRSIGDVTSANIFESILEDEEHHVDYLETQLGLIEKLGEALYLQNVTEHPDPS, from the coding sequence ATGCAAGGCGACGCTCGCGTCATCGAGTTTCTCAACGAGCAACTGACAGCGGAGCTGACCGCGATCAACCAGTACTTCCTGCACGCGAAGATGCAGGAAAACTGGGGGTACACGAAGCTCGCCAAGTTCACGAAGCACGAGTCGATCGACGAGATGCGGCACGCGGAAGTGCTGACCGACCGCATCCTCTTCCTCGAGGGCCTGCCCAACTACCAGAAGCTCTTCGCGCTCCGGATCGGCGAGACCGTCAAGGAGCAGTTCGAGTGCGACATGAAGATCGAGCTGGAGGCGGTCGAGCGGCTGCGCCGCGGCATCGAGTACATGCGGTCCATCGGCGACGTCACCTCGGCGAACATCTTCGAGAGCATCCTCGAGGACGAGGAGCACCACGTCGACTACCTCGAGACCCAGCTGGGACTCATCGAAAAGCTGGGCGAGGCGCTCTACCTGCAAAACGTGACGGAGCACCCCGACCCGTCGTAA
- a CDS encoding SRPBCC family protein gives MFVRDFRHPREKVWGALVEPGQLREWAPFVPDRDLGGAGPATFTMLGGPDGESSPAEVLKVEPPALLVYDWGGDLMRWELEATGEGTRLTLRHTVRDRTWVPMVAAGWHICLDVADHLFAGDPIGSIVGDEAKEFGWEELREGYAERFGLE, from the coding sequence GTGTTCGTCCGCGACTTCCGCCATCCTCGCGAGAAGGTGTGGGGTGCGCTGGTGGAGCCGGGGCAGCTGCGGGAGTGGGCGCCGTTCGTGCCGGACCGTGACCTCGGTGGGGCGGGGCCGGCGACCTTCACGATGCTCGGCGGCCCGGACGGCGAGAGCTCGCCCGCCGAGGTGCTCAAGGTCGAGCCGCCGGCGCTGCTTGTCTACGACTGGGGCGGCGACCTCATGCGCTGGGAGCTGGAGGCGACCGGGGAGGGGACCCGGCTGACGCTGCGCCACACCGTGCGCGACCGCACGTGGGTGCCCATGGTCGCCGCCGGCTGGCACATCTGCCTCGACGTGGCCGACCACCTGTTCGCCGGCGACCCGATCGGGTCGATCGTCGGTGACGAGGCGAAGGAGTTCGGCTGGGAGGAGCTGCGCGAGGGTTACGCGGAGCGGTTCGGCCTCGAGTGA
- a CDS encoding GNAT family N-acetyltransferase: MIEVHPVDADRWDDLAELFGPSGAYSGCWCMWFRIPGGEFSRNGNAGNRAALRSLVDGGEAVGLLGYAAGQPVGWCTVAPRPAYTRILRSPALKPEDPADATVWSVPCFFTRRDHRGSGVSVAMLDAAVSHARDAGAAALEGYPVDTAGGRTPPAAELYTGTVTLFARAGFTEHRRPPTGRRVVMRRAL; the protein is encoded by the coding sequence GTGATCGAGGTACACCCGGTCGACGCGGACCGGTGGGACGACCTTGCCGAGCTGTTCGGTCCCAGCGGGGCATACTCGGGCTGCTGGTGCATGTGGTTCCGCATCCCGGGCGGCGAGTTCAGCCGCAACGGCAACGCCGGCAACCGCGCCGCGCTGCGGTCACTCGTGGACGGTGGCGAGGCGGTCGGCCTGCTCGGCTACGCCGCCGGACAGCCGGTCGGCTGGTGCACGGTCGCGCCCCGCCCCGCGTACACCCGGATCCTGCGCTCCCCCGCCCTCAAGCCGGAGGATCCCGCGGATGCCACGGTATGGTCCGTCCCCTGCTTCTTCACCCGCCGCGACCACCGCGGCAGCGGCGTTTCGGTGGCCATGCTCGACGCCGCGGTGAGCCACGCACGGGACGCGGGCGCGGCGGCGCTGGAGGGCTACCCGGTCGACACGGCCGGGGGCCGCACGCCACCGGCGGCCGAGCTCTACACCGGCACGGTCACGCTCTTCGCCCGCGCCGGCTTCACCGAACACCGCCGCCCCCCGACGGGCCGCCGCGTCGTGATGCGCCGCGCCCTCTAA
- a CDS encoding threonine aldolase family protein produces the protein MIDLRSDTVTKPTAGMWQAITEADLGDDVYGEDPSVNALEAEVAALFGHEAALFTPTGSMANQIALQLVTPRGSELLCDGDAHVVTYEVGAAAALGGISTRTWAAVGGDIDTDVVAAMIRPDGFHAVPTRAIAVEQTHNRRGGEVIPLATLQQLRNVADGAGLALHCDGARIWNAHVAARIPLATYGALFDTLSVCLSKGLGAPVGSLVVGSAERIAAGRVIRKRLGGGMRQAGVLAAAGRYAVAHHIDRLADDHARAARLGEALAPFDVVSGAVRTNIVALDLTHAALDAPSLGAAARAEGVLVSVLGPRIARLVTHLDLDDDAIDRAVEVLVRIFKG, from the coding sequence ATGATCGACCTCCGCTCGGACACCGTCACCAAGCCCACCGCCGGCATGTGGCAGGCCATCACCGAGGCCGACCTCGGCGACGATGTGTACGGCGAGGATCCCAGCGTCAACGCGCTGGAGGCCGAGGTCGCCGCGCTGTTCGGGCACGAGGCCGCGCTCTTCACGCCGACCGGCTCGATGGCCAACCAGATCGCTCTCCAGCTCGTCACCCCGCGCGGCAGCGAGCTGCTGTGCGACGGAGACGCGCACGTCGTGACGTACGAGGTGGGAGCCGCGGCCGCGCTCGGCGGCATCTCCACCCGCACCTGGGCGGCCGTGGGCGGCGACATCGACACGGACGTGGTGGCCGCGATGATCCGGCCGGACGGCTTCCACGCCGTGCCGACCCGCGCCATCGCCGTCGAGCAGACGCACAACCGCCGGGGCGGCGAGGTCATCCCGCTCGCCACACTCCAGCAGCTGCGCAACGTCGCCGACGGTGCCGGCCTCGCGCTGCACTGCGACGGCGCCCGCATCTGGAATGCGCACGTGGCCGCGCGGATCCCCCTGGCGACGTACGGCGCGTTGTTCGACACCCTCTCCGTCTGCCTCTCCAAGGGCCTCGGCGCGCCGGTGGGCTCGCTGGTCGTGGGGAGCGCCGAGCGCATCGCCGCGGGCCGGGTCATCCGCAAGCGGCTGGGCGGCGGGATGCGGCAGGCGGGCGTGCTCGCGGCCGCCGGGCGGTACGCGGTCGCCCACCACATCGACCGCCTCGCCGACGACCACGCCCGCGCGGCACGGCTGGGCGAGGCACTGGCACCGTTCGACGTGGTGAGCGGCGCCGTCCGCACCAACATCGTGGCCCTCGACCTCACCCACGCGGCCCTCGACGCGCCCAGCCTCGGCGCGGCGGCCCGGGCCGAGGGGGTGCTCGTCTCGGTGCTGGGACCGCGCATCGCGCGCCTCGTCACCCACCTCGACCTCGACGACGACGCCATCGACCGCGCGGTCGAGGTTCTGGTCCGCATCTTCAAGGGCTAG
- a CDS encoding class II 3-deoxy-7-phosphoheptulonate synthase, whose amino-acid sequence MRQEWHQVRNPGLEIGRPTDDSPEVRALGLDHWRTLPRAQMPPWPDPAVVDEVCGVLDNVPPVVAPYEVDQLRERLALVAAGKAFLLQGGDCAETFADNTDSHLSANARTLLQMAVVLTYGASLPVVKVARVAGQYTKPRSALTDALGLPAYRGDMINSLEAVPEARVADPQRMIRAYANSAAAMNMLRAYLGGGLADLHAVHDWNKGFVRDSPAGERYEAIAREIDRALAFIQACGMTDDDALRTVTLYCSHEALALEYDRALTRVAGGRAYGLSGHFLWVGERTRQIDGAHVDFVSRLANPIGVKLGPTTTPEQAIELCEKLNPDNVPGRLTLVSRMGNHKVRDALPPLVEKVTASGAKVVWQCDPMHGNTVESSNGYKTRHFDRIVDEVLGYFEVHRNLNTHPGGMHIELTGEDVTECLGGAQAIEDVHLPDRYETACDPRLNTQQSLELAFLVAEMLRG is encoded by the coding sequence ATGCGCCAGGAGTGGCATCAGGTTCGTAACCCAGGGCTCGAGATCGGACGCCCCACCGACGATTCTCCCGAGGTCAGGGCGTTGGGCCTTGACCACTGGCGGACGCTGCCGAGGGCGCAGATGCCGCCCTGGCCCGACCCGGCCGTGGTCGACGAGGTGTGCGGCGTCCTCGACAACGTGCCGCCGGTCGTCGCGCCCTACGAGGTGGACCAGTTGCGGGAGCGGCTGGCGCTCGTCGCGGCGGGCAAGGCGTTCCTGCTGCAGGGTGGCGACTGCGCGGAGACGTTCGCCGACAATACGGACAGCCATCTCTCCGCCAACGCGCGCACGTTGCTCCAGATGGCGGTCGTCCTCACATACGGGGCTTCGCTCCCGGTGGTCAAGGTGGCGCGCGTCGCCGGGCAATATACGAAGCCGCGCTCGGCGTTGACCGACGCTCTGGGGCTGCCGGCCTATCGCGGCGACATGATCAATTCGCTGGAGGCGGTGCCCGAGGCGCGCGTGGCGGATCCGCAGCGGATGATCCGGGCCTATGCCAACTCGGCCGCCGCGATGAACATGCTCCGTGCCTACCTCGGCGGCGGCCTCGCCGACCTGCACGCCGTCCACGACTGGAATAAGGGCTTCGTGCGCGACTCGCCCGCCGGCGAGCGCTACGAGGCGATAGCGCGTGAGATCGATCGGGCACTCGCGTTCATCCAGGCGTGCGGGATGACTGACGACGACGCGCTGCGCACCGTCACGCTGTACTGCTCGCACGAGGCGCTCGCCTTGGAGTACGACCGGGCGCTCACCCGCGTCGCCGGCGGCCGGGCTTACGGGCTGTCCGGCCACTTCCTGTGGGTGGGCGAGCGCACGCGGCAGATCGACGGGGCGCACGTCGACTTCGTGTCGCGGCTGGCAAACCCGATCGGCGTCAAGCTCGGCCCGACGACCACGCCGGAGCAGGCGATCGAGCTGTGCGAAAAGCTCAACCCGGACAACGTGCCGGGCCGCCTCACGCTGGTCTCGCGGATGGGCAACCACAAGGTGCGCGACGCGCTCCCGCCGCTCGTGGAAAAGGTGACCGCGAGCGGCGCCAAGGTGGTGTGGCAGTGCGACCCGATGCACGGCAACACTGTGGAGTCGTCCAATGGATACAAGACGCGGCACTTCGACCGCATCGTGGACGAGGTGCTGGGCTACTTCGAGGTCCACCGCAACCTCAACACCCACCCGGGCGGCATGCACATCGAGCTGACCGGCGAGGACGTCACCGAGTGCCTGGGCGGTGCGCAGGCGATCGAGGACGTGCACCTGCCCGACCGGTACGAGACGGCGTGTGACCCGCGCCTCAACACCCAGCAGTCGCTGGAGCTGGCCTTCCTCGTGGCGGAGATGCTGCGGGGATGA
- a CDS encoding PmoA family protein, with the protein MVDLQVAGRVVAEYAVEPEVDPKHGPRPYLHPVRTLGGVAVTDTLPEDHRWHLGVSVAVQDVNGTNLWGGRTYVRGAGYTWLDDHGRIAHDEWLTPLSSAGDGGSRLAERLRWLDPSGRTLLVEERTVQASPAGLGWTLDFAFTLTAPEGSDVTLGSPATNGRPGGAGYGGFFWRLAPGVPEVFTSTVEGEEKCNGSADEWLAVRGAGYTLVFRGIEGDDRWFVRAADYPGVCAALAWERPLTIPAGGTLSRRYSVVIADGALDRETIQ; encoded by the coding sequence ATGGTGGATTTGCAGGTAGCCGGACGGGTGGTCGCGGAGTACGCGGTGGAGCCGGAGGTCGACCCCAAGCACGGACCCCGCCCGTACCTGCACCCGGTGCGCACGCTCGGCGGCGTGGCGGTCACCGACACGCTGCCCGAGGACCACCGCTGGCACCTGGGCGTGAGCGTTGCCGTGCAGGACGTCAACGGCACCAACCTGTGGGGTGGCCGCACGTATGTGCGCGGCGCCGGGTACACCTGGCTGGACGACCACGGGCGCATTGCGCACGACGAGTGGCTCACGCCCCTGTCCTCCGCGGGCGATGGCGGCTCGCGGCTCGCGGAGCGGCTGCGGTGGCTGGACCCGTCGGGGCGGACGCTGCTCGTGGAGGAGCGCACGGTCCAGGCGTCACCCGCCGGGCTGGGCTGGACGCTCGACTTCGCGTTCACGCTCACCGCGCCGGAGGGCTCCGACGTGACGCTGGGCAGCCCGGCGACGAACGGCCGCCCCGGCGGCGCCGGCTACGGCGGCTTCTTCTGGCGGCTGGCGCCCGGCGTGCCCGAAGTCTTCACGTCCACAGTGGAAGGCGAGGAGAAGTGCAACGGCAGCGCCGACGAGTGGCTGGCCGTGCGCGGCGCCGGATACACCCTGGTCTTCCGCGGCATCGAGGGCGACGACCGCTGGTTCGTGCGGGCCGCCGACTATCCGGGCGTGTGCGCGGCGCTGGCGTGGGAGCGCCCGCTGACGATTCCGGCGGGCGGCACGCTCAGCCGTAGGTACAGCGTCGTCATCGCCGACGGCGCCCTGGACCGTGAAACCATTCAATAG
- a CDS encoding LacI family DNA-binding transcriptional regulator produces MAGPAVSIRDVASHAGVSVGTVSNVLNRPDIVAPSTRSRVLAAISALGFVPNDAARQLRRGRGRTLGLVVLDVANPFFTDVAKGVEDTTGAAGMAVIFCNSDGDLTKENAYLDLLEEQRVQGVLITPIDDASERLHRLRDRGVLVVLLDRRSRQADLCSVSVDDRLGGELAMRHLVESGHRRIAFVGGPHRLEQVRDRYDGALEALREAGRSEDEHLRRYDTPALTVAAGRDAAARILGQPKSSRATAVFCANDLLALGVLQGLTRQQVRVPDDIALVGYDDIDFAAAAAVPLSSVRQPRQRLGQTAAGLLLDEANKPETHEHQQVVFEPELVVRESSQFIRP; encoded by the coding sequence GTGGCAGGACCAGCGGTGAGCATCCGCGACGTGGCCAGCCACGCGGGGGTGTCCGTTGGCACCGTGTCCAATGTGCTCAACCGGCCGGACATCGTCGCGCCCTCCACCCGCTCCCGCGTGCTGGCCGCGATCAGCGCACTCGGGTTCGTCCCCAACGACGCCGCCCGCCAGCTGCGCCGCGGCCGGGGCCGCACCCTCGGCCTCGTCGTCCTCGACGTCGCCAACCCCTTCTTCACCGACGTCGCCAAAGGAGTCGAAGACACCACCGGCGCCGCCGGCATGGCCGTCATCTTCTGCAACAGCGACGGCGACCTCACCAAAGAAAACGCCTACCTCGACCTCCTCGAAGAACAACGCGTCCAAGGCGTCCTCATCACACCCATCGACGACGCCAGCGAGCGACTGCACCGCCTGCGCGACCGCGGCGTGCTGGTGGTGCTCCTCGACCGCCGTTCGCGGCAGGCCGACCTGTGCTCGGTGTCGGTGGACGACCGCCTCGGCGGCGAGCTGGCCATGCGCCACCTCGTGGAAAGCGGCCACCGCCGCATCGCGTTCGTCGGCGGACCGCACCGCCTCGAGCAGGTCCGCGACCGGTACGACGGCGCGCTCGAAGCACTCAGGGAAGCCGGCCGGAGCGAGGACGAGCACCTCCGGCGGTACGACACGCCGGCGCTCACGGTCGCGGCCGGGCGGGACGCGGCGGCGCGCATCCTCGGGCAGCCCAAGAGCTCCCGCGCCACGGCCGTCTTCTGCGCCAACGACCTCCTGGCGCTCGGCGTGCTCCAGGGCCTGACCCGCCAGCAGGTGCGCGTGCCGGACGACATCGCCCTCGTCGGCTACGACGACATCGACTTCGCCGCCGCCGCGGCCGTGCCGCTCTCCTCCGTCCGCCAACCCCGCCAGCGCCTCGGCCAGACCGCCGCCGGACTCCTCCTGGACGAGGCCAACAAGCCCGAAACCCACGAGCACCAGCAGGTGGTCTTCGAGCCCGAGCTCGTCGTCCGGGAGTCCAGCCAGTTCATCCGTCCTTGA
- a CDS encoding L-rhamnose mutarotase, translating to MRRVCFILRVRPDRLAEYRERHTAVWPDMLRALRDTGWHDYSLFLHDDGLLVGYFRTDDLAASLAAMERTDVNARWQAEMAPFFEDLDGRRPDEGFTVLDEIFNLDSQLEALDD from the coding sequence ATGCGACGTGTCTGCTTCATCCTGCGGGTCCGGCCTGATCGGCTGGCCGAGTACCGGGAGCGGCACACCGCGGTCTGGCCCGACATGCTCCGCGCCCTACGCGACACGGGCTGGCACGACTACTCCCTCTTCCTGCACGACGACGGCCTGCTCGTCGGCTATTTCCGCACGGATGACCTCGCGGCCTCCCTCGCCGCGATGGAGCGCACCGACGTCAACGCCCGCTGGCAGGCCGAGATGGCGCCGTTCTTCGAAGACCTCGACGGCCGCCGGCCGGACGAGGGCTTCACGGTGCTGGACGAGATCTTCAACCTCGATTCGCAACTGGAGGCCCTCGATGACTGA
- the rhaI gene encoding L-rhamnose isomerase — protein MTDAVRAALRGQRIELPSWAFGNSGTRFKVFAQQGVPRTPYEKIEDAAQVHRYTGVAPTVALHIPWDKVEDYTHLAGFAKEHGVGLGTINANVFQDNDYMLGSVTNPDPAVRRKATDHLLECVEIAAAVGVRDVKLWFSDGTNYPGQDSIRARQDRLAEALQETYDALGEDQRLLLEYKLFEPAFYTTDVPDWGTAYAHCLRLGDKAQVVIDTGHHAPGTNIEFIVAFLLREAKLGAFDFNSRFYADDDLMVGSADPFQLFRIMHEIVLADALRQEAGIAFMLDQCHNIEPKIPAQIRSVMNVQEATAKALLVDHDALAKAQDEGDVLGANAVFMDAYNTDVRPLLAEVRQEMGLDPDPVTAYRDSGYADKIVAERVGGQQAGWGA, from the coding sequence ATGACTGATGCGGTACGCGCGGCGCTGCGGGGGCAGCGGATCGAGTTGCCGTCGTGGGCGTTCGGAAACTCGGGGACGCGGTTCAAGGTGTTCGCGCAGCAGGGTGTGCCGCGTACCCCGTACGAGAAGATCGAGGACGCGGCGCAGGTGCACCGGTACACGGGGGTGGCGCCGACGGTGGCGTTGCACATCCCGTGGGACAAGGTGGAGGACTACACGCACCTGGCCGGGTTCGCGAAGGAGCACGGGGTCGGGTTGGGCACGATCAACGCGAACGTGTTCCAGGACAACGACTACATGCTGGGCAGTGTGACCAACCCGGACCCGGCGGTACGGCGTAAGGCCACCGATCACCTGCTGGAGTGCGTGGAGATCGCCGCCGCGGTGGGTGTCCGCGACGTCAAGCTGTGGTTTTCCGACGGCACCAACTACCCCGGCCAGGACTCGATCCGGGCGCGGCAGGACCGCCTGGCCGAAGCGCTCCAGGAGACCTACGACGCGCTGGGCGAGGATCAGCGGCTGCTGCTGGAGTACAAGCTGTTCGAGCCGGCCTTCTACACCACCGACGTGCCGGACTGGGGCACCGCCTACGCGCACTGCCTGCGCCTGGGCGACAAGGCGCAGGTCGTGATCGACACCGGCCACCACGCGCCGGGCACGAACATCGAGTTCATCGTCGCGTTCCTTCTCCGCGAGGCCAAGCTCGGCGCGTTCGACTTCAACTCCCGCTTCTACGCCGACGACGACCTGATGGTGGGTTCGGCGGACCCGTTCCAGCTGTTCCGGATCATGCACGAGATCGTGCTGGCCGACGCGTTGAGGCAGGAGGCGGGGATCGCGTTCATGCTGGACCAGTGTCACAACATCGAGCCGAAGATCCCGGCCCAGATCCGCTCGGTGATGAACGTGCAGGAGGCCACCGCGAAGGCCCTGCTGGTCGACCACGACGCCCTGGCCAAGGCGCAGGACGAGGGTGACGTGCTCGGCGCGAACGCCGTGTTCATGGACGCCTACAACACCGACGTGCGCCCCCTGCTGGCCGAAGTCCGGCAGGAGATGGGGCTGGACCCCGACCCGGTCACCGCCTACCGCGACTCGGGATACGCAGACAAGATCGTCGCCGAACGCGTCGGCGGCCAGCAAGCCGGATGGGGAGCCTGA